Sequence from the Candidatus Rokuibacteriota bacterium genome:
AACCATCTGGGGCCACAAGGTCCAGCTCGAGCCGGCGCAGGCCACGCCGACCCCTGCCGCCCGCTAGGCCGCGCGGCTCAGGCACGCGGATCGGGGTCAGGTCTTGCAATCATACATTTCTGATCAGAGCCAACCGGGACAAACGACCATCTGTCGAGCCCGAATGTTGGATTGCAAGACCTGACCCCGATTTGAGGCTAGGCGCGCGCGTGAGGCTTCAGGAGCTTCGCGCGCAGGTCGCTGACCTGCTGCGGAAAGGGCACGCCGCCGCTCGCGGTCATCGGCGTCTGCTCGGACAGGCCGGTGTGGAGCTCCACGAAAACCGGCCCCTCGGCTTTCAGCAGCTCGGGAAGCCGGCGCTTGAAATCCTCGATATCGTGGATGGCGCACGCCATCCTGTAGCCCGCGCCCTTGGCCATCGCGACAAAGTCCACCGTGAGACCCCCAGGGATCCCCTGAGCGCCCGAGGTGTGGTAGACGCCGTTCTTGAACAGGAAGTGCACGAGGTTCCGCGGGGCGGCGCCCGCCACCGTGGCGAGCGAGCCCAGCTGCATGAGCAGCGAGCCGTCGCCGTCCAGCACCAGGACGCGGCGGTCGGGCTGCGCGAGGGCAAGCCCCAGGCCGAGCGACGACGCGCCGCCCATGAAGCCGACGCAGGTAACGGAGAGATCGTCGGGGGCGATGGTCCGCCAGGCCGGCGACGTGGTCATGGTCGGCACGCAGATCGCGCTTCCCCGCTGGGCATTGATGAGCTGCAGGATCTCCTCGGGTTTCATCGGCTTGACGTCGGGGGCCATGGCTAGATGGTCTCCAAACCGACCAGCACCGCGGCCGGGCCTTTGCGCGCGCGGCTCAGGCGGTAGTACTCGGGGATCAGGTGGACGTCGTCGGGCCCCTCGAGCCGCGCGTGCGGCACGCCGAAGGTGTCGAGCAGCGGCTCGCAGTAGCGGACCATGGAATGCCGCGACTCGCGCGGCTCCTTGTCCTTCTCGCGGCTCAAGAGGCCGATCATGTAGAAGAGCGGGATCTGGCCGTCCATGGCCACGCCGCGCAGCGTGTTGACCGAGGCGTAGAGCCCCGCGTGCTGGATCATCAGCACGCACGGCTCGCCGCCGATGTGGAGGCCGGCCGCGATGGTCGTGGCCTCGTCCTCCGTCGCGCAGGTCAGGACCCGGATCTGCTCTTCCTTGTCGAGGGCGGCCAGCACGGACTTCTGGTGCGTGTCCGGCACGCTCAGGATCCAGCCGAGGTGGCTGTGCTTCGGCGGCTCGGCGACTTCCGCCGCCAGCGCGGCGCGCGCCTCGCGAAAGGTGTCTTTCAACGTGTCGATGATCAGTGACGCTGGAATGGATTCGGGCATCGCGCCTCCCCGGGGCATTTGGTCCGCATATACTAGCACCGTCAACGCGCTGCTTCGGTCCATATCGGAAATCCCGGTTCACGTAGTCATTTCAGACTAGAATCGCCCTCACGGCTCCTCACGCAACGCCGGCCCCGAACTCGGAATTGGAGGTTTCAAACCATGACACTCCGCACACTCGCCCTCTGTCTGTCCCTGATGATGGTTGTCGGCGTCGCGGGTACCGCGGCGCAAGAAAAGGTCGGCAAGGTCAGTTTCCCGACGTCATGCAACGCCGAGGTCCAGGCGGAGTTCGACCGCGCCATCGCCGCGCTGCATTCCTTCTACCACCCGGCGTCGCTCAACGCGCTCGCCAGCGTGCTCCAGAAGGACCCCGGCTGCGCGATGGCCCACTGGGGGATCGCGATGAACGCGCTCGGCAACCCTTTCGGGTGGCCGCCGTCAGCCAAGGGGCTCGCCGACGGCTGGGCCGCCGTCGAGAAGGCGAAGGCCGCGGGCGCCAAGACCCAGCGCGAGCGCGACTACATCGGCGCACTCGAGGTCTTCTACAAGGACGCGGCGACGGTTGATCACCGGGCGCGGGCCCTCGCCTACCTCCAGGCGATGGAGCGACTGTCCCAGCGCTATCCCGACGATCGCGAAGCGGCGATCTTCTACGCCCTCGCCCTGAACGCGACGGCGCTCCCGACCGACAAGACCTACGCGAATCAGCTGAAGGCCGCCTCCATTCTCGAGAAGGTGTTCGCCGAGCAGCCCCAGCACCCGGGCGTGGCGCACTACCTGATCCACAGCTACGACTACCCGCTGATCGCCGAAAGAGGGCTCAGTGCCGCCCGCCGTTACACCGGCATCGCGCCGGCGGCGCCGCATGCGCTCCACATGCCCTCTCACATCTTCACGCGGCGGGGCTACTGGCCGGACTCCATCGAGTCGAACCGCGCCTCGGCGGCCGCCGCCCAGGATCACTTCAACCAGCTGCACGCCATGGACTACCTGACGTACGCGTATCTGCAGATGGCGCAGGATCAAGCGGCGAAGCGCGTGCTCGACGACATGAACGCGATCCAGAAAATAAACCTCGAGCACTTCGTGACCGGCTTCGCCCTGGCGACCATTCCGTCCCGCTATGTGCTCGAGCGCGGCCGCTGGTCGGAGGCCGCGTCGCTCACGCTCTTCGGGAAGGAGTTCCCGTGGGGACGCTTCCCGCAGTCGGAAGCGCAGCTGGTGTTCGCGCGAGGCCTCGGCGCCGCGCGCAGCGGCAACGCGGCGGCGGCGCGACAGGATCTCGACCGCCTCCAGGTGCTGCGGGACGCCCTCGTTGCGGCGAAGAACGGCTACTGGGCGGAGCAGGTCGACATCCAGCACCGCGTGGTGGCCGCGTGGATCGCACGGGCCGAGGGAAAGAAGGACGATGCGCTCGTGCTCCTGCGCTCGGCTGCCGACCGCGAGGACGCGACCGAGAAGCACCCGGTCACGCCCGGACCGCTCGTACCCGCGCGCGAGCTCCTGGGCGAGATGCTGCTCGAGTCGAACGAGCCGGCTCAGGCGCTGAAGGAGTTCGAGGCCTCGATGCGGGTAGAGCCGAACCGCTTCAAGGGGCTCTTCGGCGCGGCTCGCGCGGCCGAGCTGGCAGGCGACCGGACCAAGGCCAGGACGTACTATTCCCAGATCGTGACACTCGGCGAGAAGGCCGACAGCGAGCGGCCCGAGATCCGGCAGGCGAAGACGTTCCTCGGCAAGTGACCGTTCGGTCGCTGTGACAAGGGCCGCTGTGGGCCCGCGGTGTCCAAGAACGGGGTCTATGTCAGCTATGCACTCGCAGGCGCTCTGGCACGATCGGCGCCATGGTGGATTGCTTGATCCGGGTCGTGGGAGAGATCCCGGCTGAGAGGCCTGATGGCCGGGCTGGGCCCCAGATTGTACCGATGACGAGACTCGCCCTTATCCTGGGCGCGCTGTCGGCGTTCGGGTCGCTGTCCATCGACATGTACCTGCCGAGCTTCCAGGCGATCTCGCGCGATCTCGCGGCGAGCGAAGCGCAGGTGCAGCTCACCCTCGCCGTGCATCGCCTGGCGGCTTGACGCCCGGCCCACGCTCGTCTACCGTCGGCGTAGGAGGATCCATGCGCACTCTCGCCATCGCGCTCATCGCCGCCGCCACGCTTGCGAGCTGCAACACCGTCTCCGGTATGAAGGAGGACAGCCGCCAGACTGCCGACTACACGTACGAGAAGAAGGAAGAGTACCAGCGCGCCCTCGTCACGCAGAAGCGGGAGCTCGACGTCAAGATCGACGAGCTCAAGGCCAAGGCCGGGCGGGCGAGCGATGCCGTCAAGGCCGAGTTCGCGCGCGACATGGAAGTGCTCGACCGGCAGAAGGCCGTCCTCGCCCAGAAGACCGAGGCCGTCAAGGCCTCCTCGGCCTCGGCGTGGAACGACGTCAAGGCCGGCGCGAACTCGGCCATGGACTCCGTCAAGCAGACCTACGAGAAGGCCAGGGCCCGCTTCCAGTAGCCGCCCTCAGGTGTACTGGATGCCGAGCACCTCGGCGACCAGCGCCGGCCGCTCCTGCCCCTCGACCTCCATCACCATCTCGGAGGTGATGCGGACGCCGTTGCCCTCGACGTCTTCCACGTTCTTGATGGTCTGCTTGAGCCGGACCCGCGAGCCGGCGGGCACGGTGTTGGTGAAGCGGATCTTGTTGGATCCGTAGTTGAGGCCACGGCTCCGCTTCTCCACCTTCAGGAGCTGCGGGACCAGCCGAGGCAGGAGCGACAGGGTCAGGTAGCCGTGGGCGATCGTCTTGCCGCCGGGCATCTCCTTCTTCGCGCGCTCGACATCCACGTGGATCCACTGGTGGTCGCCCGTCGCCTCCGCGAACTTGTCGATCATGGGCTGGTCCACGACGATCCACTCGGACGGGCCGAGCGTTTTGCCGATGTGCTGTTTCAGGTCCTTCGGGGTCTCGACAACGAGCATGGCGTTCTCCTCGATCGGGGTTTGGGTTCTCCGGAGCCCGATTATCCACGATCCCGGGGCGCTCTGGAAGCCCTCGATCCCCATGATATAGTGGGCGCTGATATGAGCTTCTCCAAGCGCAGGAAGACGGTGCTGGTGGACGTGGGCAGCGTCAAGGTCGGCAGCGAGCGGCCCATCGCCGTCCAGTCCATGACCAACACCGACACGGCGGACATCGCCGGCACGGTAGCGCAGGTCAACGCGCTCCACGCGGCGGGCAGCGAGCTCGTGCGCGTGACGGTCAACAACGACGCCGCGGCGCGGGCCGTCCCCGAGATCGTCAAGCAGGTGCAGGCGCCCGTCATCGGCGACTTCCACTACAACGGCCACGTGCTCCTGACCAAGTACCCCGCCTGCGCGAAGGCGCTCGCCAAGTACCGCATCAACCCGGGCAACGTCGGCGGCAAGCACCACGACGACAACTTCACCGCCATCGTCAAGGTCGCCGTGGACAACGGCAAGCCCGTGCGCATCGGCGTCAACTGGGGCAGCCTCGACCAGAACCTGCTGACCGAGATGATGGACACGAACTCCAAGCTGCGCGAGCCGCTCTCCGCGCGCGACGTGACCATGAACGCCATGGTCGAGAGCGCCATCCGGTCGGCCGAGCTGGCCGAGCAGACGGGCCTGGCCCACGACCGCATCATCCTCTCGGCCAAGGTCTCGGGCGTCCAGGACCTGGTGGACGTCTACCGCCAGCTCGCGCCGCGCTCAGACTACCCGCTGCACCTGGGGCTGACCGAAGCGGGCATGGGCGCCAAGGGCATCGTCGCCAGCTCCGCCGGGCTCTCGATCCTGCTCCAGGAGGGACTCGGCGACACGATCCGCGTGTCGCTCACCCCCAAGCCCGGCGGCGACAGGACGGAAGAGGTGCTGGTCGCCCAGCAGATCCTCCAGTCCATGGGGCTCAGGAGCTTCCTGCCGCAGGTGACGGCCTGCCCCGGCTGCGGGCGCACGACCTCGACCTTCTTCCAGGAGATGGCCGAGGAGATCGAGGCCTACCTCCGCGAACAGATGCCGGTGTGGAAGTCGAAGTACGCGGGCGTGGAAGAGCTCAAGGTCGCGGTGATGGGGTGCGTCGTCAACGGCCCCGGCGAGAGCAAGCACGCCAACATCGGCATCTCGCTGCCCGGCACCTTCGAGGAGCCCAAGGCCCCTGTCTTCGTGGACGGCGCGCTCAAGCTCACGCTGAAGGGCGACAGGATCGTTGCCGAGTTCCTCGAGATTCTCGACAACTACGTCGAGAAGCGCTACGCCGCCTCGAAGAAGTAACAGCACAGCGCTCGCGCCGTCTTTTCGCGAGGCGATAAGGCTGGCCCGCTCCGGCCTTCCCGTCCAGATCGCGGCGGAGCGGACCTACCAGCGGCGCCCCACCCGCGCGCAGATCGATCGCGCCTTCGCCGCGGGCGCCACGATCTACATGCCGCAGGCCCACCAGGTGCTGCCGCGCGTGGCGCGTCTCATGGCGGCGCTCCGCGCGACGCTCTTCGGCCCCGGCCGGGAGGAAACCTCCTTTCTCTTCATCGTTAACGGAAAAGGCCGCCAGGGCATGGGGCTCCACCACGACGGCGAAGTGGACAGCGTGTGGGTGCAGCTCGAAGGGCGGCGCACCGTGACGACGGGACCGCAGGTGCCGCGCGGCACGCGCGCGGACCTCGACGAGAGGATCATCGGCCGCGGCTGGACCACTCGCCACCTCGAGGCCGGCTCGCTCTTCTACATGCCGCCGCGGACGCCACACCGCGTCCTCTGCCACGGCCGCTCGCTCGCGCTGTCGCTCACCTGGAAGACGCGCAAGAAGCCGCTCAAAGGCGCCCCCGCTGCGGCAGCGATCACGACATGGGACGTGGCGGCCGGGCAGGCCGAGCCCATCCCGCGGTTGAGCCGCGATCGCGTCTGGACACAGGTGCCCGTCTTCGCGGGTCCGGTTGATCGGAAGCGCGGCGACTTCCCGCTCTGGCTCCCCGGCGGGGTCGTCACGCTTCCCGCCCGAGCCCACGCCCTCGCGAGCCGACTCTCGACCATGCCGTCGCTCCGGCGCGAGGATCTCGGCCGGGGCGCGCAGGCGCTCCTCGACGCGGGCATCCTCGGCCCGCGCGACCTGCCGCTGCGCGTCGTCCCAAAGAACCCGCGAGCGCTCGACGGCTGGCGCTTCGCTTGACATCCGCGCGCTCCCGGCCGTAACGTCCTCAACCGCTCCACGATGAGCCCTTCACCGCGCGCTCTCGACGGCATCCTCGTGCTGGACGTCGGCAGCTTCCTCGCCGGCCCGTCCGCCGCCACTGTCATGTCCGACTTCGGCGCCGAGGTGATCAAGGTCGAAACGCCCGACGGGGGCGACCCGAACCGGCGGCTCGGCGAGCTGCCGGGGCTGCCCGTGAGCGAGCACAACTACTCCTGGCTGCTCGACTCGCGCAACAAGAAGAGCCTCGCCGTGGACCTAAGCAAGCCCGAGGGGCGGGAGGCCTTCCTCAAACTGGCGGCACGCGCCGACGTCCTCGTCACCAACTTCCCTCCGGCCGTCCTCGCGCGACTCCGCCTCACCTATGAAGAGCTCAAACCCCTCAACCCAAGGCTCGTCTACGCGCTGGTCACGGGCTACGGGGAAGTCGGCGAAGAGGCCGACAAGCCCGGCTTCGACATCAACGCCTGGTGGGCGCGCTCCGGGCTGATGGACCTCGTGCACGCCCCGGACGGGCCGCCGGCCCACTCGATGCCGGGCATGGGCGACCACCCGACGGGCATGGTGCTTTTCGGCGCCGTCATGCTGGCGCTCTACCAGCGCGAGAAGACCGGCCGCGGCGCCAAGGTCTCGACGTCTCTCATGGCGAGCGGCGCCTGGGCCAACTCGACGCTCATCCAGGCCTCGCTCTGCGACGCCACGTTCCCGGAGCGGATGCCGCGCGAGCGGTGCCGGAACCCGATCATCAACTTCTACCGCTGCAAGGACGACCGCTGGTTCATGCTGACAGTGCTGCGTGCCGAAAAAGGATGGGAGCCCTTCACCCGCGCCATCGAGAGGCCTCTACTCGCCTCCGACCCGCGCTTCGCCACCTTCGAGTCACGCCAGGCCAATGCCGCGGAGCTCGTCGCCATCCTCGACGGCGTCTTCGCCTCGCGGGACTGGGCCGGGTGGCGCGAGCGCCTCAAGTCCTACGGCGTCACCTTCGGGCCCATCGCGCGCATCGAGGACATCAAGGACGACCAGCAGATGACCGCGGCCCAGGTGATCGTCCCCATGGCCGAGGGCCCCTTCCGCACGGTCAGCAACCCGGTCTTCGTGGCGGGCCAGCCAAAAGTCCCGGCAGGCCGCGCGCCCGAGCTGGGCGAGCATACGGACGAGATCCTCCGTGGCCTTGGCTACGACGCCGCCGGCATCACCCTACTGCGGCGGCTCCGCGTGATCGCGCCTTGACCATCACCCCGCTCGACTGGGCGATCGTCGCGGCGTACTTCCTCTTCTGCACCGCGATCGGGCTCTTCTTCACCAGGCGCGGCGGCAAGAGCCTCGACGAGTACTTCCTCTCCGGGCGCCAGGTGCCGTGGTGGCTCGCCGGCACGGCGATGGTCGCCACGACCTTCGCCGCCGACACGCCGCTCGTCGTCGCGGCGCTCGTCGCCACCAAGGGCGTCGCGGGGAACTGGCTCTGGTGGAACTTCGTGATGAGCGGGATGCTGACCGTCTTCTTCTTCGCCCGGCTCTGGCGACGGGCGGAAGTCATGACGGACGCCGAGCTGGCCGAGGTACGCTACGGCGGACGGCCCGCGGCCTTCCTGCGCGGCTTCCGCGCGCTCTACCTCGCCATCCCGATCAACCTCATCATCCTCGGCTGGGTCACCCGGGCGATGATCAAGATCCTGACGATCTCGCTCGGCCTGCGGGACGTGACGATCGCCGGAATGACGGTGAGCGGCGAGGTCGTCGCCGTGGGCATCTGCTTCGCGATCACCGCCGTCTACGCGGTGGCCGCGGGGATGTGGGCCGTGCTGTGGACCGACCTCGTCCAGTTCGTCATCAAGATGAGCGCCGTCATCGTCCTCGCGGTCTACGCGGTGCGCGCCGTGGGTGGGATAGAGGTCATGAAGATCAAGCTGGTCCAGCACTTCGGGAGCGAGGCGGCGGCGCTGTCCGTCCTCCCGGTGAGCGCGACGGCCACCGGCCTTCACGCCTACGCATGGATGCCGCTCCTCACCCTGGGCGTCTATCTTTCCGTCCAGTGGTGGGCGGCGTGGTACCCGGGCGCCGAGCCGGGCGGCGGCGGCTACATCGCCCAGCGCATCTTCAGCGCGCGGTCGGAGAGGGAGGGCGTGCTCGCCACGCTCTTCTTCCAGATCGCGCACTACGCGCTGCGGCCGTGGCCGTGGATCGTCACCGGCCTCGCCACGGTCATCCTCTACCCGAATCTTCAAGATAGAGAAGCCGGTTACGTCCAGGCATTCGTGGACCTCCTGCCGACGCCGTGGCGCGGCTTCATGCTCGCCGGCTTCGCCGCCGCGTACATGAGCACCGTCGCGACCCACCTCAACTGGGGCGCGTCCTACCTCGTCAACGACTTCTACAAGCGCTTCGTGAAGCGGGACGCAAGCCAGGCGCACTACGTCGCCGTCTCCCGCGCCGCGACGGTCCTCCTCTTCCTCGGGTCGATCGCCGTCACCTCCCAGCTCTCAAGCGTCGAGAAGGCGTGGGAGCTCCTCCTAGCGCTCGGCGCCGGCACAGGGCTCGTGCTGATCCTGCGCTGGTACTGGTGGCGCATCAACGCGTGGAGCGAGATCTCCGCGACGGTGGCGAGCTTCGTGATCAGCCTGCTCGGCTTCGGCTTCATCAAGCCGCGGTTCGCCGCGAACGATCCCAACGCGACCGCGACCGTCATGCTCGTGACCGTCGCGTGCAGCACGGTCGTGTGGCTGACGGTGACGCTCCTCACGCGCCCGGAGCCCGACGCGGTGCTCGACGCCTTCTACCGGCGCGTGCGTCCCGGCGGCCCCGGCTGGGCAACGGTGTCGGCGCGGCTCGGATACGGGCGCGAGGCTATCCCAGGCGGAGCGCTCGCCTGGACGAACTGGATCGCCGGCGTCATCGCGGTCTACGCGACGCTCTTCGGCATCGGAAAAGTCATCTTCGGCTTCACCGGCGCGGGGTTGGGGATGCTGGCCGTGGCGGCGGCCGCATTCTACTGGATCTCGCGCTCGTTCAAGGATCCCGCTTGACATCCGTTCGATAGTTCCATACACTTCAAAATATGAAAACGATAGCCCGCCTCCCGCTGGCCCGGTTGGACGCGGACGAAAGCCACGTCGAGGCGTTCAAGGCCCTCGGCCACCTGACCCGTCTCCAAGTATTCTTCTTCCTGGTCCGTGCCGGGAAGGAAGTCTCGGTCGGCGAGATCCAGGCGGCGGTCGAGATCCCGGGGCCGACCCTGTCGCATCACCTGGACCTGCTCCGGCGGGCCGGGCTCGTCGAGAGCAGGAAGGAAGAGCGGTACATCTACTATTCCGTGCAGCGGGAGACGGCCACGACGCTGGCGCGCCTGCTGACCGCCTGCTGTTAAAGGAGAACGCCATGGCAGACCAGGACATCAAGCAGATCGTGAAGGACAAGTACGGCAAGGCGGCGCTCAGGGTCACGACGGGCGGCAGCTCCTGCTGCGGATCCGCGTCCTCGCGCGGCGAGTGCGATCCGATCACGTCCAACCTCTACTCCGCGACGGAGACGGAAGGGTTGCCCGCCGAGGCTGCGGCCGCCTCGCTCGGCTGCGGCAATCCCACGGCGCTGGCCGAGCTCAA
This genomic interval carries:
- a CDS encoding MaoC family dehydratase; translation: MLVVETPKDLKQHIGKTLGPSEWIVVDQPMIDKFAEATGDHQWIHVDVERAKKEMPGGKTIAHGYLTLSLLPRLVPQLLKVEKRSRGLNYGSNKIRFTNTVPAGSRVRLKQTIKNVEDVEGNGVRITSEMVMEVEGQERPALVAEVLGIQYT
- a CDS encoding coiled coil domain-containing protein; the protein is MRTLAIALIAAATLASCNTVSGMKEDSRQTADYTYEKKEEYQRALVTQKRELDVKIDELKAKAGRASDAVKAEFARDMEVLDRQKAVLAQKTEAVKASSASAWNDVKAGANSAMDSVKQTYEKARARFQ
- a CDS encoding thiamine pyrophosphate-binding protein, which encodes MPESIPASLIIDTLKDTFREARAALAAEVAEPPKHSHLGWILSVPDTHQKSVLAALDKEEQIRVLTCATEDEATTIAAGLHIGGEPCVLMIQHAGLYASVNTLRGVAMDGQIPLFYMIGLLSREKDKEPRESRHSMVRYCEPLLDTFGVPHARLEGPDDVHLIPEYYRLSRARKGPAAVLVGLETI
- a CDS encoding metalloregulator ArsR/SmtB family transcription factor, translated to MKTIARLPLARLDADESHVEAFKALGHLTRLQVFFFLVRAGKEVSVGEIQAAVEIPGPTLSHHLDLLRRAGLVESRKEERYIYYSVQRETATTLARLLTACC
- a CDS encoding thiamine pyrophosphate-dependent enzyme, coding for MAPDVKPMKPEEILQLINAQRGSAICVPTMTTSPAWRTIAPDDLSVTCVGFMGGASSLGLGLALAQPDRRVLVLDGDGSLLMQLGSLATVAGAAPRNLVHFLFKNGVYHTSGAQGIPGGLTVDFVAMAKGAGYRMACAIHDIEDFKRRLPELLKAEGPVFVELHTGLSEQTPMTASGGVPFPQQVSDLRAKLLKPHARA
- the ispG gene encoding flavodoxin-dependent (E)-4-hydroxy-3-methylbut-2-enyl-diphosphate synthase — its product is MSFSKRRKTVLVDVGSVKVGSERPIAVQSMTNTDTADIAGTVAQVNALHAAGSELVRVTVNNDAAARAVPEIVKQVQAPVIGDFHYNGHVLLTKYPACAKALAKYRINPGNVGGKHHDDNFTAIVKVAVDNGKPVRIGVNWGSLDQNLLTEMMDTNSKLREPLSARDVTMNAMVESAIRSAELAEQTGLAHDRIILSAKVSGVQDLVDVYRQLAPRSDYPLHLGLTEAGMGAKGIVASSAGLSILLQEGLGDTIRVSLTPKPGGDRTEEVLVAQQILQSMGLRSFLPQVTACPGCGRTTSTFFQEMAEEIEAYLREQMPVWKSKYAGVEELKVAVMGCVVNGPGESKHANIGISLPGTFEEPKAPVFVDGALKLTLKGDRIVAEFLEILDNYVEKRYAASKK
- a CDS encoding cupin domain-containing protein — encoded protein: MPQAHQVLPRVARLMAALRATLFGPGREETSFLFIVNGKGRQGMGLHHDGEVDSVWVQLEGRRTVTTGPQVPRGTRADLDERIIGRGWTTRHLEAGSLFYMPPRTPHRVLCHGRSLALSLTWKTRKKPLKGAPAAAAITTWDVAAGQAEPIPRLSRDRVWTQVPVFAGPVDRKRGDFPLWLPGGVVTLPARAHALASRLSTMPSLRREDLGRGAQALLDAGILGPRDLPLRVVPKNPRALDGWRFA
- a CDS encoding sodium:solute symporter family protein, with amino-acid sequence MTITPLDWAIVAAYFLFCTAIGLFFTRRGGKSLDEYFLSGRQVPWWLAGTAMVATTFAADTPLVVAALVATKGVAGNWLWWNFVMSGMLTVFFFARLWRRAEVMTDAELAEVRYGGRPAAFLRGFRALYLAIPINLIILGWVTRAMIKILTISLGLRDVTIAGMTVSGEVVAVGICFAITAVYAVAAGMWAVLWTDLVQFVIKMSAVIVLAVYAVRAVGGIEVMKIKLVQHFGSEAAALSVLPVSATATGLHAYAWMPLLTLGVYLSVQWWAAWYPGAEPGGGGYIAQRIFSARSEREGVLATLFFQIAHYALRPWPWIVTGLATVILYPNLQDREAGYVQAFVDLLPTPWRGFMLAGFAAAYMSTVATHLNWGASYLVNDFYKRFVKRDASQAHYVAVSRAATVLLFLGSIAVTSQLSSVEKAWELLLALGAGTGLVLILRWYWWRINAWSEISATVASFVISLLGFGFIKPRFAANDPNATATVMLVTVACSTVVWLTVTLLTRPEPDAVLDAFYRRVRPGGPGWATVSARLGYGREAIPGGALAWTNWIAGVIAVYATLFGIGKVIFGFTGAGLGMLAVAAAAFYWISRSFKDPA
- a CDS encoding CoA transferase; translation: MSPSPRALDGILVLDVGSFLAGPSAATVMSDFGAEVIKVETPDGGDPNRRLGELPGLPVSEHNYSWLLDSRNKKSLAVDLSKPEGREAFLKLAARADVLVTNFPPAVLARLRLTYEELKPLNPRLVYALVTGYGEVGEEADKPGFDINAWWARSGLMDLVHAPDGPPAHSMPGMGDHPTGMVLFGAVMLALYQREKTGRGAKVSTSLMASGAWANSTLIQASLCDATFPERMPRERCRNPIINFYRCKDDRWFMLTVLRAEKGWEPFTRAIERPLLASDPRFATFESRQANAAELVAILDGVFASRDWAGWRERLKSYGVTFGPIARIEDIKDDQQMTAAQVIVPMAEGPFRTVSNPVFVAGQPKVPAGRAPELGEHTDEILRGLGYDAAGITLLRRLRVIAP